A region from the Anaerolineales bacterium genome encodes:
- a CDS encoding MFS transporter, whose amino-acid sequence MFGLATVVFGISRSFWLTFAFLAVTGATDMISMVVRNTARQLQTPDEMRGRMVSLNMIFFQGGPQLGEFQAGEPWPTGWALRPRSCWAGWGAFWPPSGSPLRRRNCGNITGKISPKKKLHKTSSNPPPSSADVRFLIQFV is encoded by the coding sequence TTGTTCGGCCTGGCGACGGTCGTTTTCGGCATCTCGCGCTCGTTCTGGCTTACCTTCGCCTTCCTTGCCGTCACCGGCGCGACCGACATGATCAGTATGGTCGTGCGCAACACCGCCCGCCAACTGCAGACTCCGGACGAAATGCGCGGCCGGATGGTCAGCCTGAACATGATCTTCTTCCAGGGCGGGCCGCAGCTGGGCGAGTTCCAAGCCGGAGAGCCGTGGCCGACTGGCTGGGCGCTCCGGCCTCGGTCGTGCTGGGCGGGCTGGGGAGCCTTTTGGCCACCGTCTGGGTCGCCGCTGCGACGCCGGAACTGCGGAAATATAACGGGTAAGATTTCCCCCAAAAAGAAGCTCCACAAAACATCCAGTAATCCTCCACCGTCAAGCGCTGACGTTCGTTTCCTAATACAATTTGTTTAA